Proteins found in one Legionella pneumophila subsp. pascullei genomic segment:
- a CDS encoding acetoacetate decarboxylase, with the protein MDKYLSANSLEGVIDNEFNMPAPRWLNTYPAGPYRFINREFFIIAYETDPELLQAILPPDMELLEPVVKFEFIRMPDSTGFGDYTESGQVVPVRYKGEEGGFTISMFLDCHAPIAGGREIWGFPKKLAKPKLFVEEDTLIGILKYGSIDIAIATMGYKHRPLDTEKVLESVKKPVFLLKNIPNVDGTPLVNQLTKTYMTDVTVKGAWTGPGSLELHPHALAPISNLYIKKIVSVSHFITDLTLPYGEVVADYLA; encoded by the coding sequence ATGGATAAGTATCTTTCAGCAAATTCTCTAGAAGGTGTTATCGATAATGAATTTAATATGCCAGCACCACGTTGGTTAAATACTTACCCGGCTGGACCATATCGATTTATTAATCGTGAATTTTTTATTATTGCCTATGAAACTGATCCAGAGCTTTTGCAAGCTATACTGCCTCCTGATATGGAGTTATTGGAGCCGGTAGTCAAATTTGAATTTATACGCATGCCTGATTCAACAGGATTTGGTGATTACACCGAGTCAGGGCAAGTGGTTCCGGTGAGATATAAAGGAGAAGAGGGTGGATTCACCATTTCAATGTTTCTTGATTGCCACGCCCCAATTGCTGGTGGTCGGGAAATATGGGGTTTTCCAAAGAAACTGGCCAAACCCAAATTGTTTGTTGAAGAAGACACGCTCATTGGTATTCTTAAGTATGGAAGTATTGATATTGCCATTGCAACTATGGGATATAAACATCGCCCGCTGGATACGGAAAAAGTATTGGAGTCAGTAAAAAAACCTGTATTTTTGCTTAAGAACATTCCTAATGTTGATGGTACTCCCTTAGTTAATCAATTGACCAAAACCTATATGACTGATGTTACAGTGAAAGGAGCATGGACCGGACCAGGTAGTCTTGAGCTTCATCCTCATGCATTAGCCCCTATCTCCAATCTTTATATTAAAAAGATTGTATCCGTTTCACATTTTATTACGGATTTGACCTTACCTTATGGAGAAGTGGTTGCAGATTATTTGGCCTAG
- a CDS encoding DUF2282 domain-containing protein yields the protein MNKRPIQNTAVIAAALGAAIASIYAYTDWLSSDDITVKRERCYNVARAGKNDCATSQHSCAAQSTVDRDPEAFIMLPKGLCERIVGGRSG from the coding sequence ATGAATAAACGTCCGATACAAAACACGGCCGTCATAGCAGCTGCTTTAGGAGCTGCTATTGCTTCTATATACGCCTATACTGATTGGCTTTCATCAGATGATATCACAGTAAAAAGAGAGCGTTGTTATAATGTGGCAAGAGCAGGGAAAAACGATTGCGCTACTTCCCAACATTCTTGTGCTGCGCAATCAACAGTAGATCGTGATCCAGAAGCATTTATCATGTTACCTAAAGGATTGTGTGAACGCATAGTGGGGGGAAGGAGTGGCTAG